CCCCACGAACAGCGACCAGCCCACGGAGGCCACCGCATGAGCTACGGAACCACCCTCGTCACCGGCGCGACCGGCGGTCTCGGCGCGGAGATCTGCCGCCGCCTCGCCGAGGACGGAGCGGAGCTGCTCCTCCTGCACCGGCGTACGGCGCCCGACGCACTCGTCGCCGAGCTCGGCAGCAGTGTCCGGGGCACGCGGCAGTGCGAGCTCAGCGCCGCCGCGTCGGTCGCTCAGGCGATCGGCGAGCTGGAGGCCGAGCACGGCCGGGTCCACACAGTCGTGCACGCGGCCGGCCCGCACGTGCCGATGGTCCACCTCTCGAAGGTCACCCCGGAGCAGTTCGCCACCCAGGTGGACCAGGACGTCGTCGCGTTCTTCAACCTGGCCCACGCGGTGCTGCCGTCGCTGCGCGCGACGCAGGGCTCGCTGACGGCGGTCACCACGGCCGCGACCGTGCGCTACCCCGTGCGCGACGGCCTCTCCTCGACGCCGAAGGCAGCGGTCGAGGCGCTCGCGCGCGGCCTCGCCGCGGAGGAGGGTCGGTTCGGCGTGCGCGTCAACTGCGTCGGGCCCGGCATGCTCACCGACGGCATGGCCGAGCGCCTGATCGCCGACGGCGACCTCGACGAGCGCGCGCTCGACGTCGCGCGGACCAACATCCCCCTGCGCAGGTTCGGCACGGCGGCCGACATCGCCGAGGCCGTCGCGTTCCTGGCCAGCGAGCGGGCCGGGTTCATCACCGGCCAGAAGCTCGACATCGACGGCGGCTACGGCGTCTGAGGAGACCGCGATGACCAACGACACGATCAACCTGGGCTTCACCCCCGGCGATGCCGTCATCGTCACCGGTGCCGGCAGCGGCATCGGCCGCGCGGTCGCGCTCGGCGCCCTCGATGCCGGCCTGCGGGTCAGCGGTTGGGACCTGCGTCCCGACGGACTCGGCGAGCTCGCCGACAAGGGCATCCACACGGCCGTCTGCGACGTCGCCGACGCCACCGCCCGCACCACCGCGCTGGCCCGGACCACCGAGGCGCTCGGCGGCGTGCCGCGCTACCTCGTCAACAACGCCGGCCCGTCCTCGCAGGTCCCGCTCGACTTCGAGGAGGCCGTGCGGATCAGCGTCGGGAGCGTGCGGGGCCTGACCCAGGACTGGCTCGACGCGGGTACGCCGGCCGGTGCCGCCATGGTCGTGACGGCGTCGGTCGCCGGCAACAGGGTCGGCACGGAGAGCGACTGGTACTCCGCGTCGAAGGCAGCCGTCATGGGCTACGTGCGCCACCTCGCGGCCCACAAGGCCGACCGGATCCGCGCCAACGGCATCGGGCCCGGCATGACCGACACCCCGCGACTGGCTGGCTTCGCCCAGTCCGACATGGGCCACCACATCCTCGGCCGGGTGCCGCTGAAGCGGATGGGGCGGCCCGAGG
This genomic interval from Nocardioides kongjuensis contains the following:
- a CDS encoding SDR family NAD(P)-dependent oxidoreductase, with amino-acid sequence MTNDTINLGFTPGDAVIVTGAGSGIGRAVALGALDAGLRVSGWDLRPDGLGELADKGIHTAVCDVADATARTTALARTTEALGGVPRYLVNNAGPSSQVPLDFEEAVRISVGSVRGLTQDWLDAGTPAGAAMVVTASVAGNRVGTESDWYSASKAAVMGYVRHLAAHKADRIRANGIGPGMTDTPRLAGFAQSDMGHHILGRVPLKRMGRPEEMAWPILFLLSPLASYVNGVFLPVDGGWTITQ
- a CDS encoding SDR family NAD(P)-dependent oxidoreductase; translation: MSYGTTLVTGATGGLGAEICRRLAEDGAELLLLHRRTAPDALVAELGSSVRGTRQCELSAAASVAQAIGELEAEHGRVHTVVHAAGPHVPMVHLSKVTPEQFATQVDQDVVAFFNLAHAVLPSLRATQGSLTAVTTAATVRYPVRDGLSSTPKAAVEALARGLAAEEGRFGVRVNCVGPGMLTDGMAERLIADGDLDERALDVARTNIPLRRFGTAADIAEAVAFLASERAGFITGQKLDIDGGYGV